AATGCGAAGGGCCTCTTTGATGCAGGCCGCGAGGTACGGCATGGCCTGGTGGTTTGTCTCGCTGTACCTCGGCGGGTCCGAAAGTTTCCCTTTCAACGCAGCCTCGTCGATTTCGGCCTGTAGCTTCTTGTAGGTCTTCGGGTTCTTGAGGAGGTGGTAGATGAAGGAGTCCATGGCAATTCCGGTGGTGTCTGAGCCCCCGGATAAGTTGACCACGGCATGCTGGAAGATTTCGCTATGCGGGAATTCATGAGGCCCGATCTTCTTCTGAGACTGGATGATCTTGTCCATGATGTCGGAGTGCACTGCATCCGGGTCCGCTTCACGCCTGTCCATCTCCTGCTTGGTGACATCCGAGATGACCAGCGCCGGAGGACTGAGGAAGGCGGCTACCAGCGGGTTTCCGAAGAGAAACTTGTGTAGCTCTGGCATCATGGCTACCGTGGATGCGTACTGGATGAAGCTATCAAGCACTTTCGTCATGTTACCTACGTCAGACTTGGTGTCGAGAAACCCGAGGCGTCGCGAGAAGCTCAGCTCCCCCACCACGTCAAAGGCGTACCACTGGAACCACTCCACCATGTTGATCGGGTCCTTGCGCTGCGACGGCGGAACTGAAGGGGCTATGGCAAGCTCATCCATGCACTGGATGAAGAGCGTCACGGTTGAGTCGACAAACTCTTCCAAGGCCATGAGGGCAGACATTGAAAATGCGGGTGCGACATTGCGCTTCATGCGCTTGTGTTCGACTGGATCGATGACGGAGAAGAGGTTGGCATCATCTGGTGTTGGGAAACCAAACATGTAATACCAGTCTGTCTTTTTCGTGTCAGTGGTATTTCAACTACACAATGTCTTTGAAGGATGCGGGCTCACCTTGACGAATCTTTGTTCATTATCAAAGATGGTGGGGATAGCTTCCGGGTCTGCGATGGAGACTTCGTTATAGGCGATGCGGACGATGGGGCCTAGATCTTTCAGCTTCAACGATGATGGCACTTTCAAGTTGATCTATAGACTGACCGAGCTTCCTATGCGCTTCTAGCAAGTTCCTCTCAGCACGAGTTGACAGCACTTGGAGAACCTTGTTCCAGCGGCTCACCGTTGCTAAGAAGTTGACTGCAGGGATATCTCCGAGGCTAGGAACATAACGGCGATAGAGAGCGCGAAGGACAAAGATAGCCAGGCAGGCTGCGAACCAGTGGCTCGAAAGCACCTGGAGCAGGCTTGGAAATGACATTACGCTGTTTTCGTATTCGTGAAGCGCTGCCAAATTGTTGTTGGCTGTCGACTATGGATGAATTGAGACATCATGATATAGAGACTCCATGATTCGCTCGGTACTCAGAGTTTCGGTATCGGTCTATTCCGTAGTCCTTTAAAGCTGTGTAGTTTCACAGTCACGCGTGCTAGGGGGAGATAGGATAGATCCATGGGAAGGCACTTTTGATGCTGTAGTACTGATGACCCTGCATATCCCACGTAGAGCTGTTGCATTGTATATATATCTCAAAAGCCTATATTTGGACCGATGTAACTCCCCGACTCGGACGCGCTCCACAAGCGCCTTAGGGAGCATGTCAATCGTTAAACATCGATCTTGGCAGCCTCTCCACCATATCTAGAAGTCACAACCGAGTAAAACAGGTTCCCCGCCGTCATGGTCAGGGCGGCGGAAACGAACTGTTCCTCCTTGGGGGACAAGACTCTTCCTTTGGCAAGCCTCTCCAGCTCCTCCTCCATCTGAGCCTCCACTTCCAGCTGGACGCTGTAAGTGACGGCCTTGGCGGCAGAATAGGAATGCAATCCCAGAAGACGACGCACGACGTCGACCGCGTTGATCATGTAGCAGACCTTGCCATCTTCAAGGGCCTTGAGCTCCTTGTCGAAAGAGGCCAGGTCATTGACCAGCGACACGTGGTCGCTAACCAGACGTAGGATCCTGGTCATTTTGGGATCCTCAATCACAACGTCGGACTCTAGCGAGAACTTCACACATGCCAAGATATACCTTGCAAACATTCGATTATTAGATGCGGGTCGGACCTTTTGTAACGGGGAGAAGCGCGCGCGTGGGAGTTTGATGAAGGTCGAACTTACGGGACACCCGCATCAATGTTGCGGTAGGACAAGTAGTCTGCTAGGCTGGCGAAGTTCGACTGGGGCGGGACGTGTCGACAAAAGTCCGCCAGTCGGTCAATCACCTCCTGACCTCCGTTGCCGGCGATCTTGTCGTGACTCTTAAGTCCATCTACAACGTAACCGATGAGCGACTGCAGCTCGGACTTAGACTTTTCTTTCTCTCCGTTGGATTCAAGGCGACGGAGAAAGTCATCACGAACAACGCCGAGCTAGAATCCTGGATTAGTGATAACTCGGTGGTAGGGATCAGCTTGCAGGGATGGACATCGTACCTTGTCCTCGCTATGCATCTCCCATGAGTCTGCGTAAGATTTCAGTAACCTCGGAAGGCAAACAGGTGTGCATTCTTACTTACCGTCAAAGATGACAATGAATACAATGGTGGCTGCGAGAAGGCGGGTTCTCTCCTTGTCTGCTTCAGGGAACAGGTACGTGGCAAACTTGGTAAAACGGTCCTCTTCCGGTAGCAAAAGTTCGTGAGAAGCAATCTTGGCAAGGGATCTGCCGTTAAGCTTGACAGCAGTGAACATGCTGGAGTCAGTGCTGAACAACTCCAGCAGCTCTGAAGAGATTCTCAGGCCGGCCTCCCAGTGGCGGCTTTGACGTGCCTTGGGGAATCCCGTCGGCCAAGGCAGACCAGCTCGAACGGGGAAGATGTCAAATCCATTAACATCGGTAGGCTCGTCTTCTCCGTCAGTCGGAGGGGTACGGCACTGCTGGAGCCGCTCGTATCCAGCCAACGGGAGTAGAGAGGTCTTCAGATCCAAATAAGGAGCATCGTGGAGCCAGTTGTAGGCGTACGCAATTTGCGAGACATCTTGCAGATTCTCCAGGGCGCAAATGTTCCCTGTGAAAGCATGAGAATGGGATGATATGGGATAATGCGGCACTAAGAGGCGAGCTTACCGTTGACGGAGGACACGCTCAACTTTGATGAAGGCATTTGGGGACTTGGTTATTTCGTTTTCTTGACCTGGTGTGTAGTGTTACATGAGAAACCTTCCCCGTCAGTCCTTGAATTTTGACCCTCTTATACCCTGAAGCTCATGAGCTACCAGACCGCCCATAATCACGAGAAACCGGGCCATGACTTAGAAGTGAGGTTGTCAAAGGCATGGCTAAACCACGGAAGAGCGTCCCGGGGAGTTTTGCAGGGGCCGAAGATCCATGCAGCGGCCATATTAAAATGGAATGGATCTTGCAGAATAGCAATATTTGAGTTTCTTGGACGTGACCCGAAACGTAGGGGTGGCTGATAAGAAGGCTTGGGTTACTGCTGCCAGGTACTTTTGTTTACATGGCTTTCAAAGTAGTATCATAGAGGGACCCGCAGCCCATTTACAACGAAACATCCTTGATAGGAAGCAGTTCAGACCCTGCTTGTCTTCCTAGCGCTAAAGGGTTTTCATATATAATCGGATTCTCAGATTTTGGTCCGCCTAATCGCTACCGCAGTGCCATATCTTGATTCTTGAGCTTGTTGTTAGAACCGTCTGTTCAAATCCCATCTTACACCATCTCACAATGGCTTGGAACCATACCAACCTCGCTCTTGACGCCCTGAAGTCTGGCATCATCTTTGCTACCAGCCTTTGGGTCTTATTTTGGCTTGCACAATGCATTAGAAACATCTATTTTCACCCACTCTCCAAGTTTCCAGGACCAAGATTAGCCGCCGCCACCAGTTGGTGGTCGACATATCAGCAGACTATTGTCAACAGATCGATGCATCATATTTGCATAGATCTCCACGCTAAATATGGTACTGAGCTGTCCCTGACTTCGCGTTAATTGATCATTCTGACCTCTGAGTGCAGGAGACATCGTCAGAATTGGACCCAACCGGGTAAGATGCTTGAAGCTTGACGAGCTCTTGAGCGCATggttactaataacgatatAGCTTCACTTCAATCATCCTGACGCATACTCTGGGATCTACCGCACCAAGTTTGACAAAGATCCGTTCATGTACGCTCTTCTAGGTGGCGACGGCGCCACTGTCACTTTTGTCAAACATCAAGACAACAAAAATCGCAAGGACATTCTCCATCCATTTTTCGCCAAGAGCTCTGTATATAACCGAGAGCAACTGATACAAGAAAATGTAAGGACCTTCTATCACACCTAATCAAACTCCTCCGTCCTATCTCTCATTGAACTGGTGTTTAGATCGATAAGTTCTGCTCAAACTTGGTCAAGCATCACGAGAAGGGCGTCTCTGTCAACATGAGTCTCGCTTTTCGGTGTATCGGCCTAGAGACAATCACGTCCATCTGCTTCGGCAAATCGGCAGCTTGCTTCGAGCATGAAGATTTTCATAGCCCAATTCTGGAGTCAATGGAAAGTATTGTAGCCTGGTTCATGGTGTTCAAGCACTTCTGGCTGGTACGGCAGCTCATCCTGTGGGTACCGGAATGGGTTGGCCTTACCTTCTTCAAAAGCGGTGTGGCATTCGCGCAGATGAAAAACGTACGTGTTGTGTCTGTTCCTTTTAGATTCTAGCAATCCCATTAGTGAAGACTCCGAGTAACAATTTTCTCGGTTTTAGATGTTTGCAGAACAAATCGACAACATCAGGGCTAATATAGGCAAGCCCAGCCCGGATGAGAAACCGATCATCTACGGTGCCCTCACAGATCCAGAAAACTATAGCCCGACCAGACCTCCACCATCTCGTGCCTCATTGATGGAAGAGGCGATTGCACTTGTCATCGCCGGAACCGACACAACTGGAGCAACCATGACGCTTGGCACGTATCATCTGTGCAAGCACCCGGAGAAGTATGCGAGATTGAAGGCAGAGCTGAAGGAAGTATGGCCTGATCTGAAAGGCCCTACCCCAACGGCGCAGCAGCTGGAGAAATTACCCTACTTGGTAAGTGTTATACCGTCATTCCTGAACAAGCCTAACACGAAGGCAGACATCGGTCATCAAGGAAGCACTGCGGATGGCGCCGACAACTACCTCTGAAAACTCTAGGCTCGTGCCTCCTCACGGAGCAAGGATTGGCGGAGCAGAAGTCCCCGGAAATGTGAGTTTTGACCTGATACAGAGTAAGTGATTAACTGAAAATTGACACGAATTCTAGACGATTGTTAGCATGGGAGTCTTGTTCCCCATGCAACATCCGTGGGCATTCGAGACCCCCGAACAGTACGTCCCTGAGCGATGGCTTGTAGCAGATGAGGCTGCTAAACAGAGGCTGGACCGCTATTTTGTTCCGTTCTCCAAGGGACCACGCAGTTGTCTTGGTATCAACTTGGCGTGGTGCGAATTGTACCTAGCTTATGCAAACCTTTTCCGTCGTTTCGAGCTGAGCCTAGACGGAACCAAGGACGATGATTTCGATTGGATCGATGTTGGTCTTGCATTGTTTAAGGGTCACTTGAGATGCTATGTAACTCCAGTCACAGAGTAGATTAAGTAGAATAAACATTGCGTGTTTTCGTGTAAGTCATTAGTACAAACTTGGGTAAGCTATTCACCAAGTGAAGACGAGCTATCTACGGCACCTGGATCTGTGATCTTAAGATAACCTCACCATCGCTCGACATATATTCCATCAACTGCGGAATGGCGTCAGTACATAGGTCTCCGGTTTTATCCAACGCTGATCCCTCTGTGAACTTTTCGATCGGGTGCGTTAGAGGTAATTAAGACGGTAATACGAGGAAATGATGAGGAAGAATACGTGATACGTTACTATCCCTCATACAGAATACGTATCTATAGGCTGACACCATTCCGCAGTTGATGGAATAGTCCGCAGTTCGCGATTCCATTGTCACACCCGGGTTACGGTTGTATGCTTAATTGAAACCACATGCATTTCCAGGATTGATGATCTTTGGATCATGTCGGGGGGTCTCATATCAACTCCGTTTGAAAACCGAGGCCCTCGTCAATAAGTAGGAGTCAACATTACACTGCCTCGTTGCCGATGCCATGACTTGACAAAAGTTCCTGCAGAAGTGAGCCCTGGGATGTACTCTACATGCTCTTCAAATGCTCAACTTCGCATTCGCATTTGACCCATGTTCTCCTACCGGGAATCCGGCATCCCGTGGAGCCCGTAGCCCCCGGGGAGCGTTCAGCATTTCCGAAAGGAAGATCCTGGCAGCCAAGTCAGATGCAAGGTCAGACGCGATGCGATTACATGTTATCCGTACGACATGTAAATCTCATGTAGCGTTTCAACAACAGCCGAAGTTGGCCGAAGACTATCACAACATCTAGGGTGAAGGGAACTTCTGGCACCAGGGTCGCGAATCAGAATGATACTCTTGTCTGCCGACCGTAAGAAATCAGTCTGTCACCGCCAACATTTGGACGTCCCCAAGCTGATCCGATTGTCTATCAGAATCCTTGCGAGCAGATAAGAGTCTCTGCATTTGACTTGGAATTGTACATCGCGCTTTCGTTGACCGAAGATGCCAAAGACGCCTAAACATGTTGAAATTTAATTGACTCATTGTTATGTTTCAAGGCAACGTGTATGCTGAGGCAAATAGAGACTCATAATCTTGGCTCGATTTCTCATATCAAACCCCCCGCAAGATCTACTTTTCTCAAGTATTGATACAAAGCAGCTGGAGAAGATGTCTGTAGGCGTAAGAAGCTTGCCAGTGTGCCCATGGATTAATCCATCATGGCCCTCACAGGACTCTAAGCCTTCACAGGCTGACCGCTAGAGCTGACAGCACCACAGTTGCCGACAATGACATTGTGGCTGCCGTCAAAGTTTTGGCCAGCAGACCAAGTCTTGCAGATATGGGCTGGCTGCTTCGGGTCGCTGCAGATGTCCACCCAGATGCAGTCGTGAGCGATAGCCTGCGCAAGGTCGGCGACGTGACCGCATGAGACCTCGAGGTCGTAGTAGTTGTCATTACAAAGAGCGATGGCCGCTTCACCGACACACTGAGTACGAATGCACTGGCGGGCTCTGACCTTGCAACCTCCGTTGACGGCGCGGAGATTGTTCACGCCAGTGTTGACCTGAAAGCCATCTACCTTGCCCCACTTCTCGAAACAATTGGGGGCCTAGAGCATCATCTCGTCAGGTACTTGCTAGTCAAAGTGAAGATTTAGGACGTAGAACGTGGTACATACTCTCTTCTCGAGGGATCGCTTGGCGTCCTGGGCTTCGTTGTAGAAGGCCGCGGCAACCTCAGGGGTGGCGGGAGTGCCATCCACATCGACGGTACCGTTGAAGATGGACGTTCCATGCTCCTCCTGGACCTTTGCTTCGATATCCTAAGGATGTTGTAAGTAAGAGGAAAGTTCGGCAGCacgaagaaaaagaaatcaTCTTACGAGTAGGTCGGATCCCCAGACCTCAACCACAGGGCCGCCCTCTTCCAAGACTCCAACCCATCCGGCCTCGCCAATGGGGAAAGGTAGAGGTGCGTATTTGACTTCAACATCGCGAGGCTAGACACATAATGTCAATTATTTCTCAAACATTCGGCTTCTTGCTGGCACTCACCTCGCTAGGGATGGCTGAAGAGGCCGCCGTTGCGACGAGGGCAAGAATGACAGCGGAGGTCTTCATAATGAATTTTGAGAGCGaataacggtaagtaaagcTAAATTGAGGAAGAGAGCTGTGGTAGGCTTGATGATTTGAGAATTGATCTTACTTTGATCGAGATGGCCTCGACTATTTATATCGCTCTGGTTATGAACAAAGCCCGCAGTTATCGGCGCTGTGATAGATATCTGCAACGTGGAAGCTCAGAGAAATCGATAATTAGTCGTCGAAGAATGGAACTTTGGTGTTGAACGGGAGCTTTCCTGCCTCACGGCCCACTTGATTGAGAGTATGTATGCCAAGCTGACGGCTGGGGGAGTCGTGTTCATCTCAATACACCCCCCACTTATGGTGAGTGGGAACTTAGGTTTGGCTACTAGTAATGGCATCAAAGAGTGAGGCTTATTCTGTTCCCATCCTTACGCTTGGGCGTATAGGCAATGCCACGCCCTTCGACGAGGACCAATCCATGACCCGGAACTTCTGTCGACCGGATCAAGTCAACATCGAGAGGGTCCACACGGGTGACTACGCTCTTGATGTTCAGCTTTGATCGTTCGAACAGTCAACTTTTACCCCCTTCAGCAAAGCAACCAGTTCCTCGGACTTCTCTTTTGGTTGTGGGATTGAACGTTTGTAAGTGGTGGAAAGTTAACTACCCCTGGAACTATCGGACTTCGGTTGTCACTTTGTGGCAACTGGCGACCCTCCCAAAACCATCCGAAAGAACTTAAAATCCTTTTAAGCATATGAGCTTGTTTTCGAGCGACAAGATGCTCCGCGAGCGATTCAATGAGACAAAGCTGGGCACCAAGCAAATTATCTCGGTTTCTCGACCGCTGTAGCATCATCTCAAGTTCCGTTTTGTTCAGCTCATAGCAAAGATTTTTGACAGCATTGAAGACCTTTCAAAATTTCTGCAACATGAGACGTGGTCACGCTGCCAACGGAAAATATTGGGACTTTCGTCGTGACCCCTGGCTACAATCCGGGGTTCGCTGCTGAGCCGCTTTCTCGGTTCGCCGGAGCCAGGGACGTTGCAAGGCTGCATCTAGGTTCGTTCCGAGGCGGCCGCGGGTTGAGAGATTTTTCTTCGGGTCTAGGCATGACCACGCCGCTTCTAGTTGTTGAGGGCGATTACAAATGGAGAAGGTGCCAAGACTTCAGATCACCCGCAAACACCAAAGTTCTTCCAACGATGAATTTGAATCGAAACCTCAATGCCGCAGACGGCTAAGAGAAATTTGATCTCAGGCCCATGTGTGAGTGGGGCGACGATGCCTAAATGAAACCGCTCAAGTCAGCCTGGTGGCCGGTCTTCAGAGCGTTTAAGATGGGACTTTCGTAGCACAGCATCTCACTTAGGTAAAGGAAACAAATGCAGCTTATATCGTGGCCGGGATCCCAAACATGCAGGCAGCCGGGAGTTGTCCAAGTCCTCATAAGCTCACTCTTCTATAAGCACTAAGCGCCTTCTGTTCCATTTGGACTATTTCACTGAGCTCAGAATCTGGCCGGTGTCCACAGCACTGTCAGAGTCTTGAGGCTTCGgaaaatcttattaattgAAGCCCCATACAAGTGAAATCTGTTAGAGTAGCTAACGGCTTCAGACATTGCCTCTTTCCAATGTGTGAGCCAGTGTCTTTGACACCCTATTGCTACACAAGCTGTCACCTTAATTTGCATGCCATCCATCGAACATCTTTCTTTTTCCCAACTCTTCAAGTTGTTCACATATGATACCTAGCTATGGTAACGATCGGAACCTCGAACCTGAACTTGGAGGTCTCAAGAGGGCAAGATGTCCCTGTAGGCTCGGGCTTGTTGACATCCAATCCCACGGATGCTCGCAGACTCATCAATTCATCCGCAACATCCAAGTCGTAATCAATGCCATGCACGATTCAAGAAGTGCACCATCGGCATTTCCTGGATGCGAACGCGGTAAAGTCTCAATCCACGGAAATCCAACTAATGCGGGTGACCGGCGACATTTTCAAACAAAGATAGCCCTATAAAGGGCCTCGGTGATCAAGTAATTCCCGAACCCAGTATATCTAGGTAGCCTAGGGCGAAGATTGAAAAACCAGGTTTCTGGTTCCTGGGTTGGTGAATTTCCGACAGTTGGGATCACCGAActtcttaagctttttacAACACGAGTTGAACTTCGAGCATGTTTCACTTTTTGAGGCGACACAAGAAAGTCCGGAGCACGAATCGATCGATGGCCTGTCGTCAGCACAACATGAGTCAACCGCCTTCGAGACATGACATGGTCAGCCTGAGTGAGCTGAATACCGGGTTCGCTTTCGACTTGTCTGCATGTACACGAGTCTGGCACTTGAATAAATACCTAATTACATAGCTACCCTCAACGCAAACAATGTTCAGCATTACGCAACTTCAGAATCATCAATCAGACTATCTACTTCAAAACAGACCTCTCAAACTCGTCGTTCACATAGCAGTCATCATTGTAATTCCGCACAAGACTTCTGCAACCAACATGAAGACGATTCCGTATGCTACCCTATTGATGGCTTTGGCCTACTTCGCAAATGCGTTGCCTCAGACGCCTGGAGAAGGTTGCGACTCTGTTGCGATTTGTAATGACGTGTGTGGCAAGCAAGGAATGGTGAGTAACAACCACCAAGCATTATTGGCGTCTCAACTTTCAGTGAGTCGTGAGTAAGTCTCTGGTCTGATCACAAGTTCTACAGAAACGCGGCGGATCATCATGCACTGGAAACAATTCGGCCAATTGCGTTTGCGTACCCAAGTGATTGCGACATTACCAAAGACATGAGTTCTGCTTTTTACGAGAATATGGAGCCCGGAGTTTTGCGACTTACTTTTGTCAGCATATTGCCAAGACTATGAATTTAGAGGCACGAGTAGTAGTTGCTGAGACGAAATGGATGCGATTCTGCAAGATACAGCTTCAAAACGCCCTTGGGGACTTGACACCTCCAGTGACACATCACCCAGAGCCAAAAAGCTCGTTTGCACATGTAAGAAGCTTGTAGGAGCAAAATATCAGGCCCTGGCCAGGATTCGAACCTGGGACCTCTTCCAATCCGGCTGAGAAGACTCGGAAGTCTTGTTAAAGCCCTAAGGAAGAATCATACCGCTAGACCACCAGGGCTAGTGATCCTGAAGCATCGTACGATGTTCTGGATGCTGGGTTTGTACCGTAAGATTAGTCAAGAAGGGTGGTGGGAGACGAGTTGTGCGGTTGTGGAGTCAGGGCGGGCCGTGATGAGGGCACTCACGTTGAGAGTAGTCACAACACACGGGTAATGCGTGGTTGTAATGCTAGCTTGGCAAAAGCGCGCTTCAGGTTGAACGGTGCTGGAAACCCACTCTTCTGTTGGTCATAGATAAGGATGTGACTATTGGTTTAAGTGTCCGATGTCCCTCTTTCTTTTTCCGACTGGCTTAGTTCTAGTCAGAGCATCAAATGATGAGGAGCATAAAGACACACATTGGGACTGTCACAGCCAAGTGGGTCAAGTGTGGTTGAAATTAGGTATAGACATTATATGGTTTGTATCTACTCTTGCCGGATACGgcggtttttatataccAAAACAAAGACCCGAACGCCTCTATAACTCGAACATTAGGACGGAAGCCAAAAGGGGTTTACCACCTAAAGTGGAAGACTCCCTTCAACCAGCTCATGACCGAGGCAATCATGCCATTGATATCACCACCGTTCCTGAGTTGATCGGCTATGTTGTTAAGGCGGTCCTTGGTAGCGAGCCACTTGTCCAAAACAGCCTGGTCGGGAGCGTTGAAGGTGCTTCCGGTACGAGGAGGCAGGGCCTTGGTGCACTCAGTCAAGTCGTTGATGTTGAAGACACCAAGAAGAGAGAGACGGATGTACTCGCGAGCGTAGTCCTGGTTCCAGTGGGACTGTCCGCCCTGGCCAGCGAAAGCCTGGAACTCGGAGCTGATGCGGGAGTCCTTGGCGAGAACGACGTCGCTGGCAAACTTGAAGACACGAGCGGGAGCGGAGCCGAGAGTCTCCTTGTAGAACTTGACGTCCCAGACACCGGGAGTGCTGTCCTGCGGGTCGCCGGCGCGGCTAGGGTCCACGAAGCGCTGCTGGCTGGTCGTGTGAGCGCCGATGAGTGCGGTGAGACCATGGGGCTTGATGGTCTTGTTCTCAAAGAGCTCGATCAAGAAGTCGGCAGAGCCGGTGACGGGAGGCAGAAGGTTGAGGGGAGCAGGGACGGAGGAGTCCTTGCGGCCGACGTATGTGCGAATGCGGGGACCCAAGGGGCAGCTGTCACGAAATCAGTCCACGCTCAGACTGTATGACCAAAGGTCCGGATGACTTACACAACAGTGGCTACAGTTGCGGAGAACTGAATGAGATCGGCCATTCCGATTCCAAACTGCTTATAGCGGTCGAACCAGACCTGGGTCTGGGCAATAATCTCCTCGAGACCATGATTCTCTCCGCGTGCTATTTCCTCTGAAGCGAGAATGATAGAGCCGTCAGCTCCGCCGAGGTTGCCAGTTCCCTTTGACCAACCGCCGGCATCGTGGAAGCCAAGGCGGACGGCAGCGCGGGCGAAGTCGGTGCAACGGCCGGATCTGCCTCTGAAGGTACCCTGAAGATCGTTGGCGATGTATTTCCAGATGCAGCAGGTGTCGGCAGCGCAAGCCGCTGAACCCTTTGGTGCGAGAGTGCCTGATCTCCCAACAGTTGGGTAGGCGTCGTCACTCTCGGGGTTATCGAAACCGGTAAGGAGCTTCTTGACGCTGCTTCCGACGGCGGTGAGCTTGGAGTCGTCGAGGGTGATGAGATCGCCAATGAGCTCGTTAGAGTCTCCGTCGTCAGCGCCGTTACCGTCTTTATCGGCGCGAGAGCGGATCTCGGCGAATGTGTTCTTCATGCCGGGGTAGGCGATGACGGGAGTAGCCGCGAGGGCGGTAGTAAGGAAAGTTGACACACGCATGGTGAGCTTGAAATAGTTGTGTACCTGGAAGAAGAATAGAAGCTGATAGAGAGTGGTATAGATTGTATGTATGCTAGAGTCGCAGAACGAAAGGATGATTCTACCGAATCAAGAAGATATGTTAGAGACGAAGGAGATGATGAGGCGTATCCTGATGAGCCAAGTGCTAGAGACTGGGCATCATGGGTTCATTATATCCTCATCGATAGCTCCTAAGCCCGGGAGGCCGTGCTCGCACTTCAGCGAATCTATTCTTGGCAAAGGAAGCCATCGTACAGCTTGAATGCTGACTGTGGAGATGAGTAGTCTCCAACCGTGTTGACTAGTTCTAGGGCGTCTCGACGCCGTCGACGTTGTAGCAAAGGCTTGCTTTTCCTCCTTCTCATCTGCTGTCAGTCGCGCATAGTCTCGTATTGGGCCGAGTCAACCGAAGGGGAGTTGATCCAGTCCGAGCGCCACCATGTGTACTTTTGCTCCGCCTCCACGAAGCCTTGAAGAGTCGAACGAGGAATCATGTCGTCTGTTATTGGACAACCAGACCGGGGGAAGACGGTGGTTGCTACAGCGGTGAGCGAGGCGTTGACCAGGAGGAAACAAAGAGGTCTGTGTGCCGATTGATACCACGTCGAGATACCACTGAGTAAGGCACATTAGATACTGTGTCCCCTGCTCTACACTTGGGGGGCATGAGCAATACTGACGAGGTTTACTGCAGGCATCGTAAACGTTCAGTCGATAAGTGCTGTTCAACTTGTTCGCGTACTTACTGACATCAACTCCTCACTGACACCACGTCTGTGAATGTCAGTCTCGCCGTGCCTCGTATCGA
The window above is part of the Colletotrichum lupini chromosome 9, complete sequence genome. Proteins encoded here:
- a CDS encoding peroxidase, with the translated sequence MHLSGSDDGCVDTRHGETDIHRRGVSEELIGISTWYQSAHRPLCFLLVNASLTAVATTVFPRSGCPITDDMIPRSTLQGFVEAEQKYTWWRSDWINSPSSAFKLIILSFCDSSIHTIYTTLYQLLFFFQVHNYFKLTMRVSTFLTTALAATPVIAYPGMKNTFAEIRSRADKDGNGADDGDSNELIGDLITLDDSKLTAVGSSVKKLLTGFDNPESDDAYPTVGRSGTLAPKGSAACAADTCCIWKYIANDLQGTFRGRSGRCTDFARAAVRLGFHDAGGWSKGTGNLGGADGSIILASEEIARGENHGLEEIIAQTQVWFDRYKQFGIGMADLIQFSATVATVVCPLGPRIRTYVGRKDSSVPAPLNLLPPVTGSADFLIELFENKTIKPHGLTALIGAHTTSQQRFVDPSRAGDPQDSTPGVWDVKFYKETLGSAPARVFKFASDVVLAKDSRISSEFQAFAGQGGQSHWNQDYAREYIRLSLLGVFNINDLTECTKALPPRTGSTFNAPDQAVLDKWLATKDRLNNIADQLRNGGDINGMIASVMSWLKGVFHFRW